A single genomic interval of Melanotaenia boesemani isolate fMelBoe1 chromosome 4, fMelBoe1.pri, whole genome shotgun sequence harbors:
- the LOC121638579 gene encoding uncharacterized protein LOC121638579 isoform X2, translated as MLLSEAKWMVMAFIACISGAVGQNRTICVFRGSSVNLTCLAEHTAKRSWYVSNGSIIDLNEFSANGNDAAYKLSEDDNFTLTITKVRESDENTYCCRKTTDKTDFCWNSAIKLRVADLQVKVFPTTDRHAVTLMCSTSCPLTETPTAFIWYKNREFLYEDWSPWYQELVTSQDAVKYSCAIKDYVNVRAPEVSVDSVTPNCFSVTYAKGKICSDDLKSVDRPCSITYAKDIHVQLTSVKKHIILTCNTSCPAADPLTAFEWYYNRKLFNHCKSQDITVTKSEEQIFSCAVKDNEALHSDEICIYGASCEHKNYVSRRICALEGSSVNISSVYSYISWSTKLWYKIIRNAEEDSGAAALVEASGHAEFHADEKNKSTLRINDLRKNDSAEYMFCLQGDEICKRSAVPGVMLIVTGLRVTIIPSAEVTEGQRVTLTCSTSCPLAENITYIWFLNNQNLSIHVNQNKHMVLDPVSIQHEGNYSCAVSSSQFISSPEQALMVKAHVKSVAIMNAVKLVVFLLILSVVFKFCLMTRKRKTVTATAEQREKEQTEQTHYMRESHS; from the exons ATGCTATTGTCAGAGGCTAAATGGATGGTTATGGCTTTCATTGCTTGCATCTCAG GGGCTGTGGGACAAAACAGGACCATTTGTGTGTTCAGAGGTTCATCGGTGAATCTCACCTGCTTAGCTGAACACACAGCCAAAAGAAGCTGGTATGTCAGCAATGGTTCCATCATTGACCTAAATGAGTTCTCTGCAAATGGAAATGATGCAGCATACAAACTAAGTGAGGACGATAACTTTACTCTAACAATCACAAAAGTAAGAGAGAGTGATGAAAACACTTACTGCTGCAGAAAAACTACAGACAAGACAGACTTCTGCTGGAACAGCGCAATTAAACTTCGTGTTGCAG ACCTGCAGGTGAAGGTGTTTCCTACCACAGATAGACATGCTGTGACTCTTATGTGCAGCACCAGCTGTCCTCTGACTGAAACCCCCACAGCCTTTATCTGGTACAAGAACAGAGAGTTCCTCTATGAGGACTGGTCTCCCTGGTACCAAGAGCTGGTCACCAGTCAGGATGCAGTCAAATATTCCTGTGCAATCAAAGATTATGTAAATGTCAGAGCTCCTGAGGTCTCAGTGG ATTCTGTCACTCCAAACTGCTTCAGTGTGACGTATGCAAAAGGGAAAATTTGCTCTGATGACCTGAAATCAGTGGATAGGCCATGCTCCATCACATATGCCAAAG ATATACATGTTCAGCTTACCTCTGTGAAGAAACATATAATACTGACGTGTAACACCAGCTGTCCTGCGGCTGACCCTCTCACTGCCTTTGAGTGGTACTATAACAGAAAATTATTCAATCACTGCAAAAGCCAAGACATTACAGTGACAAAGTCTGAAGAGCAAATCTTCTCCTGTGCTGTAAAAGACAATGAAGCTCTGCACTCTGATGAAATCT gcATTTACGGTGCAAGCTGCGAGCATAAAAATTATGTCAGCAGGAGAATCTGTGCCCTGGAAGGCTCTTCTGTCAACATTTCCAGTGTGTATTCATACATTTCTTGGTCTACCAAATTATGgtataaaataataagaaatgcTGAAGAGGACAGTGGCGCTGCAGCTCTGGTTGAGGCTTCAGGCCATGCTGAGTTCCATGCAGATGAGAAGAACAAGAGCACGCTCAGAATTAATGACCTGAGGAAGAATGACTCAGCAGAGTACATGTTCTGTCTCCAAGGAGATGAAATATGCAAACGGTCTGCTGTACCAGGAGTGATGTTAATTGTTACag GTCTTAGAGTGACCATAATTCCCTCTGCAGAGGTGACAGAGGGTCAGAGAGTCACACTGACCTGCAGTACCAGCTGTCCCCTGGCAGAAAACATAACTTACATTTGGTTTTTGAACAATCAAAATCTGAGCATCCATGTGAACCAAAACAAGCACATGGTGCTTGACCCTGTCAGCATTCAGCATGAGGGAAACTACTCCTGTGCTGTCAGTTCTTCACAGTTTATTAGCTCACCAGAGCAGGCTCTCATGGTCAAAG CCCATGTAAAATCTGTGGCCATAATGAACGCAGTAAAActggttgtttttttactgaTCCTTTCAGTAGTATTTAAATTCTGCCTGATGACAAG AAAGAGGAAAACTGTGACAGCCACTGCtgagcaaagagaaaaagaacaaactgaGCAG ACCCACTATATGAGGGAATCGCACTCATGA
- the LOC121638579 gene encoding uncharacterized protein LOC121638579 isoform X1 yields the protein MLLSEAKWMVMAFIACISGAVGQNRTICVFRGSSVNLTCLAEHTAKRSWYVSNGSIIDLNEFSANGNDAAYKLSEDDNFTLTITKVRESDENTYCCRKTTDKTDFCWNSAIKLRVADLQVKVFPTTDRHAVTLMCSTSCPLTETPTAFIWYKNREFLYEDWSPWYQELVTSQDAVKYSCAIKDYVNVRAPEVSVDSVTPNCFSVTYAKGKICSDDLKSVDRPCSITYAKDIHVQLTSVKKHIILTCNTSCPAADPLTAFEWYYNRKLFNHCKSQDITVTKSEEQIFSCAVKDNEALHSDEICIYGASCEHKNYVSRRICALEGSSVNISSVYSYISWSTKLWYKIIRNAEEDSGAAALVEASGHAEFHADEKNKSTLRINDLRKNDSAEYMFCLQGDEICKRSAVPGVMLIVTGLRVTIIPSAEVTEGQRVTLTCSTSCPLAENITYIWFLNNQNLSIHVNQNKHMVLDPVSIQHEGNYSCAVSSSQFISSPEQALMVKAHVKSVAIMNAVKLVVFLLILSVVFKFCLMTRKRKTVTATAEQREKEQTEQADPLYEGIALMNTNVPSQREKEEEHEDTV from the exons ATGCTATTGTCAGAGGCTAAATGGATGGTTATGGCTTTCATTGCTTGCATCTCAG GGGCTGTGGGACAAAACAGGACCATTTGTGTGTTCAGAGGTTCATCGGTGAATCTCACCTGCTTAGCTGAACACACAGCCAAAAGAAGCTGGTATGTCAGCAATGGTTCCATCATTGACCTAAATGAGTTCTCTGCAAATGGAAATGATGCAGCATACAAACTAAGTGAGGACGATAACTTTACTCTAACAATCACAAAAGTAAGAGAGAGTGATGAAAACACTTACTGCTGCAGAAAAACTACAGACAAGACAGACTTCTGCTGGAACAGCGCAATTAAACTTCGTGTTGCAG ACCTGCAGGTGAAGGTGTTTCCTACCACAGATAGACATGCTGTGACTCTTATGTGCAGCACCAGCTGTCCTCTGACTGAAACCCCCACAGCCTTTATCTGGTACAAGAACAGAGAGTTCCTCTATGAGGACTGGTCTCCCTGGTACCAAGAGCTGGTCACCAGTCAGGATGCAGTCAAATATTCCTGTGCAATCAAAGATTATGTAAATGTCAGAGCTCCTGAGGTCTCAGTGG ATTCTGTCACTCCAAACTGCTTCAGTGTGACGTATGCAAAAGGGAAAATTTGCTCTGATGACCTGAAATCAGTGGATAGGCCATGCTCCATCACATATGCCAAAG ATATACATGTTCAGCTTACCTCTGTGAAGAAACATATAATACTGACGTGTAACACCAGCTGTCCTGCGGCTGACCCTCTCACTGCCTTTGAGTGGTACTATAACAGAAAATTATTCAATCACTGCAAAAGCCAAGACATTACAGTGACAAAGTCTGAAGAGCAAATCTTCTCCTGTGCTGTAAAAGACAATGAAGCTCTGCACTCTGATGAAATCT gcATTTACGGTGCAAGCTGCGAGCATAAAAATTATGTCAGCAGGAGAATCTGTGCCCTGGAAGGCTCTTCTGTCAACATTTCCAGTGTGTATTCATACATTTCTTGGTCTACCAAATTATGgtataaaataataagaaatgcTGAAGAGGACAGTGGCGCTGCAGCTCTGGTTGAGGCTTCAGGCCATGCTGAGTTCCATGCAGATGAGAAGAACAAGAGCACGCTCAGAATTAATGACCTGAGGAAGAATGACTCAGCAGAGTACATGTTCTGTCTCCAAGGAGATGAAATATGCAAACGGTCTGCTGTACCAGGAGTGATGTTAATTGTTACag GTCTTAGAGTGACCATAATTCCCTCTGCAGAGGTGACAGAGGGTCAGAGAGTCACACTGACCTGCAGTACCAGCTGTCCCCTGGCAGAAAACATAACTTACATTTGGTTTTTGAACAATCAAAATCTGAGCATCCATGTGAACCAAAACAAGCACATGGTGCTTGACCCTGTCAGCATTCAGCATGAGGGAAACTACTCCTGTGCTGTCAGTTCTTCACAGTTTATTAGCTCACCAGAGCAGGCTCTCATGGTCAAAG CCCATGTAAAATCTGTGGCCATAATGAACGCAGTAAAActggttgtttttttactgaTCCTTTCAGTAGTATTTAAATTCTGCCTGATGACAAG AAAGAGGAAAACTGTGACAGCCACTGCtgagcaaagagaaaaagaacaaactgaGCAG gcAGACCCACTATATGAGGGAATCGCACTCATGAACACAAATGTCCcatcacagagagaaaaagaagaggagcaTGAAGACACTGTGTAA
- the LOC121638411 gene encoding zinc finger protein GLIS2-like, whose translation MLSLDEPLDLKLPSGRPGGPVILEKRACSSSVCGPLSTPRPHLRCTAFPSPPSSPDSQSSSQERPGSCFTPPAMDLSLSPSSRHASSLSPSPSSPSSFFTPSSPLESPHSSSSPQPHHFSWEAAHHCGVEGQHVYPFYLPVRNPPGGYSFPSSMFISQHREKPVSPKHSMDGQLACRWMKCHLLFNSLQDLVDHINDFHVKPEKDSGYCCQWEGCARNGRGFNARYKMLIHIRTHTNEKPHHCPTCNKSFSRLENLKIHTRSHTGEKPYICPYEGCSKRYSNSSDRFKHTRTHYVDKPYYCKMAGCLKRYTDPSSLRKHIKAHGHFVSQEQGTSNRLGTGLSFPAEHRSATELPSVGGGHVIIPGAAAALLGGLGTSLPLTALYHARALGHHGAPLFSMSGGGGGSLRPLGLSESTLLHFGLSAASVLGLGALGGLAQVPGMEPEDKEEEEEREDGEILNLSAGVARGQSNPLSWVVVPSRPLFLKPTVVS comes from the exons ATGCTGTCACTGGACGAGCCGCTGGACTTGAAGCTTCCCTCCGGACGACCAGGTGGTCCAGTGATACTGGAAAAGAGGGCTTGTTCTTCCTCAGTCTGTGGCCCCCTCAGCACCCCACGACCACACCTGCGGTGTACAGCCTTTCCATCACCTCCCTCCTCACCAG ATTCCCAGTCTTCCTCTCAAGAACGACCCGGGTCCTGCTTCACTCCTCCGGCTATGGACCTCAGCCTGTCACCTTCCTCCCGCCATGCCTCTTCGCTCTCACCAtctccctcctccccctcttcctTCTTCACCCCTTCCTCACCCCTGGAATCCCCTCATAGCAGCAGCAGCCCTCAGCCCCACCACTTCTCCTGG GAGGCGGCTCATCATTGTGGTGTTGAAGGTCAGCACGTTTACCCATTTTACCTCCCGGTCAGAAACCCACCGGGTGGCTACAGCTTCCCTTCCTCCATGTTCATTAGTCAGCACAGAGAGAAGCCAGTTTCCCCAAAACACTCGATGGATGGTCAGCTGGCCTGCCGCTGGATGAAA tgCCACCTGCTGTTCAACTCACTGCAGGATTTGGTGGATCACATCAACGATTTCCATGTCAAGCCAGAAAAGGATTCTGGGTACTGCTGCCAGTGGGAGGGCTGCGCTCGAAACGGGAGGGGCTTCAATGCTAG GTACAAAATGTTGATTCACATCCGCACACACACCAATGAGAAGCCACACCATTGTCCTACCTGTAACAAGAGCTTTTCACGACTGGAAAACCTCAAGATCCACACCCGCTCACACACAG gGGAAAAACCCTACATTTGCCCATATGAAGGCTGCAGCAAACGTTATTCCAACTCCAGCGATCGCTTTAAGCACACTCGAACCCACTATGTGGACAAGCCTTACTACTGCAAGATGGCAGGCTGCCTGAAGCGTTATACAGATCCCAGTTCACTACGCAAGCACATCAAGGCCCATGGGCACTTTGTTTCTCAGGAGCAAGGTACCTCCAACAGGCTGGGGACTGGGCTCAGCTTCCCTGCAGAGCACCGAAGTGCTACTGAACTACCCTCTGTAGGTGGAGGGCATGTCATCATCCCTGGGGCTGCTGCAGCTCTCCTTGGGGGTCTTGGAACTTCCTTGCCACTCACTGCTCTCTACCATGCCAGAGCCCTTGGCCATCATGGAGCACCACTTTTCTCCatgagtggaggaggaggaggaagtttGAGGCCACTTGGCCTTTCAGAATCCACACTGTTACACTTTGGACTCTCAGCTGCATCAGTGTTGGGGCTGGGAGCTCTGGGAGGTCTTGCCCAGGTGCCAGGGATGGAGCCAGAGgacaaggaggaagaggaggaaagagaggaTGGAGAAATTTTAAACCTGTCTGCAGGTGTGGCCCGTGGACAAAGCAATCCCTTGTCTTGGGTGGTAGTTCCTTCTAGACCACTCTTCCTTAAACCAACTGTTGTCAGTTAA